One genomic window of Streptomyces sp. NBC_01276 includes the following:
- a CDS encoding glycerol-3-phosphate dehydrogenase/oxidase → MRTATLGPAQRAEALARMAERELDVLVVGAGVVGAGTALDAVTRGLSTGLVEARDWASGTSSRSSKLIHGGLRYLEMLDFALVREALKERGLLLERLAPHLVKPVPFLYPLQHKAWERFYAGSGVALYDAMSFSSGHGRGLPTHRHLSRRRALRIAPALRRDALVGALQYYDAQMDDARYVATLVRTAAAYGAHCANRARVVGFLREGERVVGARVRDVEGGGEYEIRAQQVVNATGVWTDDTQALIGERGQFHVRASKGIHLVVPKDRIHSSTGLILRTEKSVLFVIPWGRHWIVGTTDTDWDLDKAHPAASSADIDYLLEHVNSVLAVPLTRDDVQGVYAGLRPLLAGESDATSKLSREHTVAHPVPGLVVVAGGKYTTYRVMAKDAVDEAVHGLDRRVAECVTEDVPLVGAEGYRALWNARAGTAARTGLHVVRVEHLLNRYGSLTEEILELIAADPSLGEALTGADDYLRAEVVYAASHEGARHLDDVLTRRTRISIETFDRGTRSARECAELMAPVLGWDKQQIEKEVEHYEKRVQAERESQRQPDDQTADAARLGAPDIVPL, encoded by the coding sequence GTGAGGACAGCGACACTGGGGCCGGCGCAGCGGGCGGAGGCGCTCGCCCGGATGGCCGAGCGGGAACTGGACGTGCTGGTCGTCGGCGCGGGGGTGGTCGGTGCCGGAACGGCGCTGGACGCGGTCACCCGGGGCCTTTCGACGGGTCTGGTGGAGGCCCGGGACTGGGCGTCGGGCACGTCGAGCCGGTCGAGCAAGCTCATCCACGGCGGGCTCAGGTACCTGGAGATGCTCGACTTCGCTCTCGTACGGGAGGCGCTGAAGGAGCGCGGCCTGCTGCTGGAGCGCCTCGCCCCGCACCTGGTGAAGCCCGTGCCGTTCCTGTACCCGCTCCAGCACAAGGCCTGGGAGCGTTTCTACGCCGGTTCGGGCGTGGCCCTCTACGACGCCATGTCGTTCTCCAGCGGGCACGGGCGCGGCCTGCCCACCCACCGGCACCTCTCGCGCCGCAGGGCGCTGCGGATCGCGCCGGCCCTGCGCAGGGACGCGCTGGTGGGCGCCCTGCAGTACTACGACGCCCAGATGGACGACGCCCGCTACGTCGCCACCCTCGTGCGGACGGCCGCCGCCTACGGGGCGCACTGCGCCAACCGGGCGAGGGTGGTCGGCTTCCTGCGCGAGGGCGAACGGGTGGTGGGGGCCCGGGTCCGGGACGTGGAGGGTGGCGGGGAGTACGAGATCCGCGCCCAGCAGGTGGTCAACGCGACCGGGGTGTGGACCGACGACACCCAGGCGCTCATCGGGGAGCGGGGGCAGTTCCACGTACGGGCGTCGAAGGGGATCCACCTGGTCGTCCCGAAGGACCGGATCCATTCGAGCACCGGGCTGATCCTGCGGACGGAGAAGTCGGTGCTGTTCGTCATCCCGTGGGGCCGCCACTGGATCGTGGGCACCACCGACACCGACTGGGACCTGGACAAGGCCCACCCGGCCGCTTCGAGCGCGGACATCGACTACCTGCTGGAGCACGTGAACTCGGTGCTGGCGGTGCCGCTGACCCGGGACGACGTCCAAGGGGTCTACGCGGGCCTGCGGCCACTGCTGGCCGGGGAGTCGGACGCGACGAGCAAGCTCTCGCGCGAGCACACCGTGGCCCATCCGGTGCCGGGCCTGGTGGTGGTGGCCGGCGGCAAGTACACGACGTACCGGGTGATGGCCAAGGACGCGGTCGACGAGGCGGTGCACGGGCTCGACCGGCGGGTGGCGGAGTGCGTCACGGAGGACGTCCCCCTGGTGGGGGCCGAGGGGTACCGGGCCCTGTGGAACGCCCGCGCGGGGACGGCGGCGCGAACGGGGCTCCATGTGGTGCGGGTGGAACACCTGTTGAACCGGTACGGATCCCTGACGGAGGAGATCCTCGAACTGATCGCGGCCGACCCGTCGCTGGGCGAGGCGCTGACCGGGGCGGACGACTACCTGCGGGCCGAGGTCGTCTACGCCGCCTCGCACGAGGGGGCCCGGCACCTGGACGACGTCCTGACGCGGCGCACCCGGATCTCGATCGAGACCTTCGACCGGGGGACCCGATCGGCCCGCGAGTGCGCGGAATTGATGGCTCCGGTGCTGGGGTGGGACAAGCAGCAGATCGAGAAGGAGGTCGAACACTACGAGAAGAGGGTCCAGGCGGAGCGCGAGTCCCAGCGCCAGCCGGACGACCAGACGGCGGACGCGGCGCGGCTGGGGGCGCCGGACATCGTTCCGTTGTAA
- a CDS encoding nucleotide sugar dehydrogenase encodes MPADLAVIGLGHLGLPLAQAAVAAGIETIGYDSGPATDSSLTAAEVRRMSAAGFRVTTNPADLGRVRTAVVCAPTQLGADRALDLSAVGEAGRALAARLRPHTTVILESAVHPGVTEDYLRPILESGSGLRAGRDFHLAYSPARHDPGNRTHGIANTPKVIGGLTPACTESAHAFYARLTEKVVRARGLREAETVQLLETNYRHVNIALMNEMAVLCHDLGVDLWDVVRCAETKPYGFQAFRPGPGVGGHGVPLDPNYLPHTTRTPGHPLRMVGLAQEINNRMPQYVIQRSATLLNEHGKSARGARVLLLGVTYKQDLADQEGSPAREIASRLLDLGALVSYHDPYVAGWRVRDRPVPRADSLYEAAANADLTILLQHHRTYDLQGLAVKAQLLLDTRGASPAGAAHRL; translated from the coding sequence ATGCCCGCAGATCTCGCCGTCATCGGACTCGGCCACCTCGGCCTCCCCCTCGCGCAGGCGGCCGTCGCCGCCGGGATCGAGACCATCGGCTACGACAGCGGCCCCGCCACGGACAGCAGCCTCACCGCGGCCGAGGTCCGCCGCATGTCGGCGGCCGGCTTCCGGGTCACCACCAACCCCGCCGACCTCGGCCGGGTCCGCACCGCCGTCGTCTGCGCCCCCACCCAGCTCGGCGCCGACCGGGCGCTGGACCTCTCCGCCGTCGGCGAGGCGGGCCGCGCGCTCGCCGCCAGGCTGCGCCCGCACACCACGGTGATCCTCGAATCCGCCGTCCACCCGGGCGTCACCGAGGACTACCTGCGCCCCATCCTGGAGAGCGGCTCCGGACTGCGCGCCGGGCGCGACTTCCACCTGGCCTACTCCCCCGCCCGCCACGACCCCGGCAACCGCACCCACGGCATCGCCAACACCCCCAAGGTCATCGGCGGCCTCACCCCCGCCTGCACCGAATCCGCGCACGCCTTCTACGCCCGCCTCACCGAGAAGGTGGTGCGCGCCCGCGGCCTGCGCGAGGCCGAGACGGTCCAGCTCCTGGAGACCAACTACCGGCACGTGAACATCGCCCTCATGAACGAGATGGCGGTCCTCTGCCACGACCTCGGCGTCGACCTCTGGGACGTCGTCCGGTGCGCCGAGACGAAGCCGTACGGGTTCCAGGCCTTCCGTCCGGGCCCGGGCGTCGGCGGACACGGCGTCCCCCTCGACCCCAACTACCTCCCGCACACCACCCGCACCCCCGGGCACCCGCTGCGCATGGTCGGCCTGGCGCAGGAGATCAACAACCGGATGCCGCAATACGTCATCCAGCGTTCGGCCACCCTGCTGAACGAGCACGGCAAATCCGCCCGCGGCGCCCGCGTCCTGCTGCTCGGCGTCACCTACAAGCAGGACCTCGCCGACCAGGAGGGCTCCCCGGCCCGCGAGATCGCCAGCCGCCTCCTCGACCTCGGGGCCCTGGTCAGCTACCACGACCCGTACGTCGCGGGCTGGCGGGTGCGCGACCGGCCGGTGCCGCGCGCCGATTCGCTCTACGAGGCCGCCGCGAACGCCGACCTGACGATCCTGCTCCAGCACCACCGCACGTACGACCTCCAGGGGCTCGCGGTGAAGGCCCAGCTGCTCCTCGACACCCGGGGCGCCAGCCCGGCCGGCGCGGCCCACCGCCTCTGA
- a CDS encoding DUF4345 domain-containing protein, with protein MSRHGLLKGLAWAMGVACVAIGLYHLVLGVVSVPGAEGAGPATATVDSRERFYNAVFVGFGLAWIETARRTPIPARAVRWLSAVFLLGGVGRVLSVAVHGWPHWFQIPLAALELGLPPLYFWLAGADERRAAGAARGDGVRTV; from the coding sequence GTGAGCAGGCACGGACTTCTGAAGGGGCTCGCCTGGGCCATGGGCGTGGCCTGCGTGGCGATCGGGCTCTACCACCTGGTGCTGGGCGTCGTCTCGGTGCCCGGCGCCGAGGGTGCGGGGCCGGCGACGGCGACCGTGGACAGCCGGGAGCGCTTCTACAACGCGGTCTTCGTCGGGTTCGGGCTGGCCTGGATCGAGACCGCCCGGCGTACACCGATCCCGGCGCGTGCCGTCCGGTGGCTGTCGGCGGTCTTCCTGCTCGGTGGCGTGGGGCGGGTGCTGTCCGTGGCGGTCCACGGATGGCCGCACTGGTTCCAGATCCCGCTGGCGGCGCTGGAGCTCGGTCTGCCGCCGCTGTACTTCTGGCTGGCCGGCGCGGACGAGCGGCGGGCCGCCGGAGCGGCCCGCGGCGACGGCGTCCGGACGGTCTAG
- a CDS encoding TetR/AcrR family transcriptional regulator: MTTRRRLSPDDRRAQLRAVGAALFAAKPYEDVLMEEVAERAGVSRALLYRYFPGKRELFAAVYREASDRLLSSTALDPDVPASAWLRAGLDTHIDYFAANRNTVLAANRTLAGDPVVQAIIDDELSGLRAHLLTVTAPAEEQYATVAAVVTSWLVFVRTLCVDWLLDGAYSRTALADICVGALTGALATVPGLRPLPPAAACAPAPGH; encoded by the coding sequence ATGACCACGCGCCGCCGCCTCTCCCCGGACGACCGCCGCGCCCAGCTGCGCGCCGTCGGAGCCGCCCTCTTCGCCGCGAAGCCGTACGAGGACGTCCTCATGGAGGAGGTCGCCGAGCGGGCCGGGGTCTCCCGCGCCCTGCTCTACCGCTACTTCCCCGGCAAGCGCGAGCTGTTCGCCGCCGTCTACCGGGAGGCCTCGGACCGCCTCCTGTCCTCGACCGCGCTCGACCCGGACGTCCCCGCCTCCGCCTGGCTCCGGGCCGGACTCGACACGCACATCGACTACTTCGCCGCGAACCGCAACACCGTCCTCGCCGCCAACCGCACGCTCGCCGGCGACCCGGTGGTGCAGGCGATCATCGACGACGAACTCTCCGGCCTGCGCGCCCACCTGCTGACCGTCACCGCCCCCGCCGAGGAGCAGTACGCCACGGTCGCGGCCGTGGTGACGAGCTGGCTGGTCTTCGTCCGCACGCTGTGCGTGGACTGGCTCCTCGACGGCGCCTACTCCCGCACCGCGCTGGCCGACATCTGCGTCGGCGCCCTCACCGGCGCCCTCGCGACCGTCCCGGGACTGCGTCCGCTGCCGCCCGCCGCGGCCTGCGCCCCCGCACCGGGGCACTGA
- a CDS encoding GuaB3 family IMP dehydrogenase-related protein encodes MTEIEIGRGKRGRRAYAFDDIAIVPSRRTRDPKEVSIAWQIDAYRFELPFLAAPMDSVVSPQTAIRIGELGGLGVLNLEGLWTRYEDPQPLLDEIAELDEETATRRLQEIYSAPIQADLIRQRIKEVRDSGVVTAAALSPQRTAEFSKAVVDAGVDIFVIRGTTVSAEHVSGAAEPLNLKQFIYELDVPVIVGGCATYTAALHLMRTGAAGVLVGFGGGAAHTTRNVLGIQVPMATAVADVAAARRDYMDESGGRYVHVIADGGVGWSGDIPKAVACGADAVMMGSPLARATDAPGKGNHWGMEAVHEDVPRGKKVDLGTVGTTEEILTGPSHTPDGSMNIFGALRRSMATTGYSELKEFQRVEVTVADSQHRR; translated from the coding sequence GTGACTGAGATCGAGATCGGGCGCGGCAAGCGCGGCCGCCGGGCGTACGCCTTCGACGACATCGCCATCGTCCCGAGCCGGCGCACGCGGGACCCGAAGGAGGTCTCGATCGCCTGGCAGATCGACGCGTACCGCTTCGAGCTTCCCTTCCTGGCCGCCCCCATGGACTCGGTGGTCTCCCCGCAGACCGCGATCCGCATCGGTGAGCTCGGCGGCCTCGGCGTGCTGAACCTCGAAGGTCTGTGGACCCGCTACGAGGACCCGCAGCCGCTGCTGGACGAGATCGCGGAGCTGGACGAGGAGACCGCGACCCGCCGTCTCCAGGAGATCTACTCCGCGCCGATCCAGGCGGACCTGATCCGTCAGCGGATCAAGGAGGTGCGCGACTCCGGTGTCGTCACCGCCGCAGCGCTCTCCCCGCAGCGCACGGCCGAGTTCTCCAAGGCCGTCGTCGACGCGGGCGTGGACATCTTCGTCATCCGCGGCACCACCGTGTCGGCGGAGCACGTCTCCGGCGCCGCCGAGCCGCTGAACCTCAAGCAGTTCATCTACGAGCTCGACGTCCCCGTCATCGTGGGCGGCTGCGCCACCTACACGGCCGCCCTGCACCTGATGCGCACCGGCGCGGCGGGCGTGCTGGTCGGCTTCGGCGGCGGCGCCGCGCACACCACCCGCAACGTGCTGGGCATCCAGGTCCCGATGGCCACCGCCGTCGCGGACGTGGCCGCGGCGCGCCGCGACTACATGGACGAGTCCGGCGGCCGCTACGTGCACGTCATCGCCGACGGCGGCGTGGGCTGGTCCGGCGACATCCCGAAGGCCGTCGCCTGCGGCGCCGACGCCGTGATGATGGGCTCCCCGCTGGCCCGTGCCACCGACGCGCCCGGCAAGGGCAACCACTGGGGCATGGAGGCCGTCCACGAGGACGTGCCGCGGGGCAAGAAGGTCGACCTCGGTACGGTCGGCACCACCGAGGAGATCCTCACCGGCCCGTCGCACACCCCCGACGGCTCGATGAACATCTTCGGCGCGCTGCGCCGCTCGATGGCCACCACGGGCTACAGCGAGCTCAAGGAGTTCCAGCGGGTCGAGGTCACGGTCGCGGACTCGCAGCACCGCCGCTGA
- the guaB gene encoding IMP dehydrogenase: MTADGVPDKFATLGLTYDDVLLLPGASDMSPDAIDTSSLISRNVRVNVPLLSAAMDKVTESRMAIAMARQGGVGVLHRNLSIADQANQVDLVKRSESGMVTDPITVHPDATLREADELCAKFRISGVPVTDPAGKLLGIVTNRDMAFESDRSRQVREVMTPMPLVTGKVGISGVDAMELLRRHKIEKLPLVDEAGILKGLITVKDFVKAEKYPNAAKDKDGRLLVGAAVGVAGDAYERAQALIEAGADFIVVDTAHGHSRLVGDMVAKIKSNAGVDVIGGNVATRDGAQALIDAGCDGIKVGVGPGSICTTRVVAGIGVPQVTAIYEASLAAKAAGVPVIGDGGLQYSGDIAKALVAGADTVMLGSLLAGCEESPGELLFINGKQFKSYRGMGSLGAMQTRGDRKSFSKDRYFQEGVGGDDKLIPEGIEGQVPYRGPLSAVVHQLVGGLRQSMFYVGGRTVPELQDRGRFVRITSAGLKESHPHDIQMTVEAPNYSRKG; encoded by the coding sequence ATGACCGCCGACGGAGTGCCCGACAAATTCGCCACGCTCGGACTGACCTACGACGACGTGCTGCTGCTGCCGGGCGCGTCGGACATGTCGCCTGACGCGATCGACACCTCTTCCCTCATCTCGCGCAACGTCCGCGTGAACGTTCCGCTGCTGTCCGCCGCCATGGACAAGGTCACCGAGTCCCGCATGGCCATCGCGATGGCCCGCCAGGGCGGCGTCGGCGTGCTGCACCGCAACCTCTCCATCGCCGACCAGGCCAATCAGGTCGACCTGGTCAAGCGTTCCGAGTCCGGCATGGTCACCGACCCGATCACGGTGCACCCGGACGCGACGCTGCGCGAGGCCGACGAGCTGTGCGCGAAGTTCCGCATCTCCGGCGTCCCGGTGACCGACCCCGCCGGCAAGCTCCTCGGGATCGTCACCAACCGCGACATGGCCTTCGAGTCGGACCGCAGCCGCCAGGTGCGCGAGGTCATGACCCCGATGCCGCTGGTCACGGGCAAGGTCGGCATCTCCGGCGTGGACGCCATGGAGCTGCTGCGCCGCCACAAGATCGAGAAGCTTCCGCTGGTCGACGAGGCGGGCATCCTCAAGGGCCTGATCACGGTCAAGGACTTCGTCAAGGCCGAGAAGTACCCGAACGCCGCCAAGGACAAGGACGGCCGGCTGCTCGTCGGCGCGGCCGTCGGTGTCGCGGGCGACGCGTACGAGCGCGCCCAGGCGCTGATCGAGGCGGGCGCCGACTTCATCGTCGTCGACACCGCCCACGGCCACTCCCGCCTGGTCGGCGACATGGTCGCCAAGATCAAGTCGAACGCCGGCGTGGACGTCATCGGCGGCAACGTGGCCACCCGCGACGGCGCCCAGGCGCTGATCGACGCCGGCTGCGACGGCATCAAGGTCGGCGTCGGCCCCGGTTCCATCTGCACCACCCGCGTCGTCGCCGGCATCGGCGTCCCGCAGGTCACCGCGATCTACGAGGCCTCGCTGGCCGCCAAGGCCGCGGGCGTCCCGGTCATCGGCGACGGCGGCCTGCAGTACTCCGGCGACATCGCCAAGGCCCTGGTCGCGGGCGCCGACACGGTGATGCTCGGCTCGCTGCTCGCGGGCTGCGAGGAGTCCCCGGGCGAGCTGCTCTTCATCAACGGCAAGCAGTTCAAGTCGTACCGCGGCATGGGCTCGCTCGGCGCGATGCAGACCCGCGGCGACCGCAAGTCCTTCTCCAAGGACCGCTACTTCCAGGAGGGCGTCGGCGGTGACGACAAGCTGATCCCCGAGGGCATCGAGGGCCAGGTCCCCTACCGCGGCCCGCTCTCCGCGGTCGTGCACCAGCTCGTCGGCGGTCTGCGCCAGTCGATGTTCTACGTCGGCGGCCGCACCGTTCCCGAGCTGCAGGACCGGGGCCGCTTCGTCCGGATCACCTCGGCGGGCCTCAAGGAGAGCCACCCGCACGACATCCAGATGACGGTCGAGGCACCGAACTACAGCCGCAAGGGCTGA
- a CDS encoding sigma-70 family RNA polymerase sigma factor, with amino-acid sequence MRDDEALGSPTATAPTGAAKGGGAGAVSALVRRAVEGDEQATHDLLAFVHPLAIRYCRTRLSRLPGDARHFVEDLAQEVCVAVLMALPRYRDTGRPFEAFVFAIAAHKVADLQRAAMRHPGSTAVPSDEMPERPDDSLGPEERALLSSDAAWAKKLLANLPENQRELLVLRVAVGLTAEETGQMLGMSPGAVRVAQHRALSRLRALAEQ; translated from the coding sequence ATGCGCGACGACGAGGCCCTGGGGTCCCCCACGGCCACAGCACCCACCGGCGCCGCCAAGGGCGGCGGTGCCGGGGCCGTCAGCGCTCTCGTGCGCCGTGCGGTGGAGGGCGACGAGCAGGCCACGCACGATCTGCTCGCCTTCGTGCACCCCCTCGCCATCCGCTACTGCCGCACCCGGCTCTCACGGCTCCCCGGTGACGCTCGTCACTTCGTGGAGGACCTGGCGCAGGAGGTCTGCGTCGCCGTCCTGATGGCGCTGCCGCGCTACCGGGACACCGGTCGGCCCTTCGAGGCCTTCGTCTTCGCCATCGCCGCGCACAAGGTCGCCGACCTGCAGCGGGCCGCCATGCGGCACCCGGGGAGCACGGCCGTGCCGTCCGACGAGATGCCGGAACGGCCCGACGACTCGCTGGGCCCCGAGGAGCGGGCGCTGCTCAGCAGTGACGCCGCCTGGGCCAAGAAGCTGCTGGCCAACCTGCCCGAGAACCAGCGCGAGCTGCTGGTGCTGCGGGTGGCCGTCGGCCTGACCGCGGAGGAGACCGGCCAGATGCTCGGGATGTCCCCGGGCGCGGTGCGGGTCGCGCAGCACCGGGCGCTGAGCCGGCTGCGGGCGCTCGCGGAACAGTGA
- a CDS encoding response regulator transcription factor: MTSVLVCDDSPLAREALRRAVATVPGVERVTTAANGEEVLRRWGADRSDLILMDVRMPGLGGVETVRRLLSADPGARIIMLTVAEDLDGVALAVAAGARGYLHKDASRAELRATVTQALADPTWRLAPRRLRSAEMGAAPTLTAREIQVLEGMSHGRSNAEIGRELFLSEDTVKTHARRLFKKLGASDRAHAVALGFRWGLVR; the protein is encoded by the coding sequence ATGACTTCCGTCCTCGTCTGCGACGACTCCCCGCTTGCCCGAGAGGCGCTCCGTCGCGCGGTTGCCACCGTGCCCGGCGTCGAGCGTGTGACGACGGCTGCCAACGGCGAGGAAGTCCTCCGCCGCTGGGGTGCCGACCGCTCCGACCTGATTCTGATGGATGTACGGATGCCGGGGCTGGGCGGTGTCGAGACGGTCCGCCGGCTCCTGTCCGCCGACCCGGGCGCCCGCATCATCATGCTGACGGTCGCCGAGGACCTGGACGGGGTGGCCCTCGCGGTCGCCGCCGGCGCCCGCGGGTACCTGCACAAGGACGCCTCGCGCGCCGAACTGCGGGCCACGGTCACCCAGGCCCTCGCCGACCCGACCTGGCGACTGGCACCGCGCCGGCTGCGCTCGGCCGAGATGGGCGCCGCGCCCACGCTCACCGCGCGCGAGATCCAGGTGCTGGAGGGCATGAGCCACGGCCGTTCCAACGCGGAGATCGGGCGCGAGCTCTTCCTCTCCGAGGACACGGTCAAGACCCACGCCCGCAGGCTGTTCAAGAAGCTCGGCGCCTCGGACCGGGCGCACGCCGTGGCACTCGGCTTCCGCTGGGGCCTCGTCCGCTGA
- a CDS encoding WhiB family transcriptional regulator: MADFSRLPGPNADLWDWQLLAACRGVDSSLFFHPEGERGAARSAREASAKEVCMRCPVRSECAAHALAVREPYGVWGGLTEDEREELMGRARHRLIPASSTIGPIAPH, encoded by the coding sequence ATGGCAGATTTCTCCCGCCTCCCCGGACCGAACGCCGACCTCTGGGACTGGCAGCTGCTGGCTGCCTGCCGCGGGGTCGACAGCTCCCTGTTCTTCCACCCGGAGGGCGAGCGGGGCGCGGCCAGGAGTGCGCGCGAGGCCTCCGCTAAAGAGGTCTGCATGAGATGCCCGGTGCGTTCGGAATGCGCCGCGCACGCACTGGCCGTCCGCGAGCCCTACGGGGTGTGGGGCGGCCTCACCGAGGACGAACGCGAGGAGCTGATGGGCCGCGCGCGGCACCGCCTGATCCCCGCGTCGAGCACGATCGGCCCCATCGCCCCCCACTGA
- a CDS encoding LysR family transcriptional regulator: MIEARHLRVLRAVAGTGSFSAAARELGCTQPAVSQQMKALEQSAGTPLLIRTGREMRLTQAGEALVRHAAGILAGLTAAEEEVAAIAGLRAGRVRLVSFPSGSSTLVPTALAAMRAAHPGTRISLVEAEPPRSVEMLREGDCDLALAFRYGGGAAGAAAEWEDLVVTPLLTDRLVGLVPDGHRLAGAERVGMAELAEEPWIAGCPRCRRHLVEVCEGAGFTPRIDFATDDYPAVVGLVGAGLGVAVLPELAVESVRAKGVSTLAVEPAVEREVVALTLPDLARVPAVAATLGELVRAAAR, from the coding sequence GTGATTGAGGCACGCCATCTCCGGGTCCTGCGCGCTGTCGCCGGGACCGGGTCCTTCTCCGCCGCCGCCCGTGAGCTCGGCTGCACCCAGCCCGCCGTCTCCCAGCAGATGAAGGCCCTCGAACAGTCGGCCGGTACCCCGCTGCTGATCCGCACGGGCCGCGAGATGCGGCTGACCCAGGCCGGCGAGGCCCTGGTGCGCCACGCGGCCGGGATCCTGGCCGGGCTGACCGCGGCCGAGGAGGAGGTCGCGGCCATTGCCGGGCTGCGCGCCGGGCGGGTCCGGCTCGTCTCCTTCCCGAGCGGGAGCTCCACCCTGGTGCCGACCGCGCTCGCGGCGATGCGCGCCGCGCACCCCGGCACCCGCATCTCGCTGGTCGAGGCGGAGCCGCCGCGGTCGGTGGAGATGCTGCGCGAGGGCGACTGCGACCTGGCCCTGGCCTTCCGCTACGGGGGCGGGGCGGCGGGGGCGGCGGCCGAGTGGGAGGACCTGGTGGTCACGCCGCTGCTCACCGACCGGCTCGTCGGGCTGGTTCCCGACGGGCACCGGCTGGCCGGCGCCGAGCGGGTGGGCATGGCCGAACTGGCCGAGGAGCCCTGGATCGCGGGCTGCCCGCGCTGCCGCCGCCATCTGGTGGAGGTGTGCGAGGGCGCGGGCTTCACCCCGCGCATCGACTTCGCCACCGACGACTACCCCGCCGTGGTCGGGCTGGTCGGGGCGGGGCTCGGGGTCGCGGTGCTGCCGGAGCTGGCGGTGGAGTCCGTACGGGCCAAGGGCGTGAGCACCCTGGCCGTGGAGCCGGCGGTGGAGCGGGAGGTCGTGGCGCTGACGCTGCCCGACCTGGCGCGCGTACCCGCGGTGGCGGCGACCCTGGGCGAACTGGTGCGGGCCGCCGCGCGCTGA
- a CDS encoding SDR family NAD(P)-dependent oxidoreductase has protein sequence MTTALITGSTAGIGAAFARRLATQGHNLVLVARDTKRLAEQATELHDRHGIEAEVLTADLSTERGIAAVETRLGDRTHPVDLLVNNAGFGNKGRYLDVSMADELAMIKVHVEAVLRLTSAATGSMRSRGRGGVVNVASVAAFVPRGTYGASKAWVVQFTQGAARDLAGSGVRLMALCPGFVRTEFHQRAGMGTDNIPGWLWLDADKLVAAALADLARGKTVSIPDPRYKALMGVVKLTPRGILGGVSSRTGRKYGPQ, from the coding sequence ATGACGACTGCGTTGATTACGGGATCCACGGCGGGCATCGGCGCCGCCTTCGCCCGCCGCCTGGCCACCCAGGGGCACAACCTCGTGCTGGTGGCCCGCGACACCAAGCGGCTGGCCGAGCAGGCCACCGAGCTGCACGACCGGCACGGCATCGAGGCGGAGGTGCTGACCGCCGACCTCTCCACGGAGCGGGGCATCGCGGCGGTCGAGACCCGCCTCGGGGACCGTACGCACCCCGTGGACCTGCTGGTCAACAACGCGGGCTTCGGCAACAAGGGCCGCTACCTCGACGTCTCGATGGCCGACGAGCTGGCCATGATCAAGGTGCACGTCGAGGCGGTGCTGCGGCTGACCTCGGCGGCGACCGGGTCGATGCGCTCGCGCGGGCGCGGCGGAGTGGTGAACGTGGCCTCGGTGGCGGCCTTCGTGCCGCGCGGCACCTACGGCGCGAGCAAGGCGTGGGTCGTGCAGTTCACCCAGGGGGCGGCACGGGACCTCGCGGGTTCCGGAGTGCGGCTGATGGCCCTGTGCCCCGGATTCGTGCGGACCGAGTTCCACCAGCGGGCGGGCATGGGGACGGACAACATCCCGGGCTGGCTGTGGCTCGACGCCGACAAGCTGGTGGCGGCGGCCCTGGCGGACCTGGCCCGCGGCAAGACCGTGTCGATCCCCGACCCGCGGTACAAGGCGCTGATGGGAGTGGTGAAGCTGACGCCGCGCGGGATCCTCGGCGGCGTGTCCTCCCGCACCGGGCGCAAGTACGGCCCCCAGTAA
- a CDS encoding ester cyclase: protein MTFVQVIDYETKRFDEMNALIDRYAEQTSGRRTVTHTMIGRDRDAQTHYVDLVEFPSYEEAMRNSHLPETDRMFQEMVALCEGMPKFMNLDVVRDEYLNKLVANRVFDEIAVKGNFDVIEECIAADYITHDMMDTEGRGNGRDGMRQTIGMWRDAFDFTFDKTRQLAEGDCVTTLWNWKGTHKGEFMGVAPTGKEVSMSGCMTCRIENGQVAEDWWYYDAPGLMRQLGMMPG from the coding sequence ATGACATTCGTACAGGTGATCGATTACGAGACGAAGCGGTTCGACGAGATGAACGCGCTCATCGACCGCTATGCGGAACAGACCAGCGGCAGGCGCACGGTCACCCACACCATGATCGGCCGGGACCGCGACGCGCAGACGCACTACGTGGACCTCGTCGAATTCCCGTCCTACGAGGAGGCCATGAGGAACTCTCACCTCCCGGAGACCGACCGGATGTTCCAGGAGATGGTGGCCCTCTGCGAGGGAATGCCGAAGTTCATGAACCTCGACGTCGTCCGGGACGAGTACCTCAACAAGCTGGTCGCGAACCGGGTCTTCGACGAGATCGCCGTGAAGGGCAACTTCGACGTCATCGAGGAGTGCATCGCGGCCGACTACATCACGCACGACATGATGGACACGGAGGGCCGCGGCAACGGCCGGGACGGGATGCGGCAGACCATCGGCATGTGGCGGGACGCGTTCGACTTCACGTTCGACAAGACGCGCCAGCTCGCCGAAGGGGACTGCGTCACCACGCTGTGGAACTGGAAGGGCACCCACAAGGGCGAGTTCATGGGGGTCGCGCCGACCGGCAAGGAAGTCAGCATGTCGGGATGTATGACCTGCCGGATCGAGAACGGGCAGGTCGCGGAGGACTGGTGGTACTACGACGCCCCCGGTCTGATGCGGCAGCTGGGCATGATGCCCGGCTGA